Within Bradymonas sediminis, the genomic segment GCGACGAGCTGGTCAGCGTGTTGATGAACACCAACATCATTACCGCCCAGGTCGACGAGGACCAAGAAGAAGTCGCCCGACTCATCGAGCGCTACGACCTGATGACCCTGCCCATCGTCAACGCAATGGGTCAATTGGTCGGTATCGTCACCCACGACGACGCCCTCGACGTCATGGTCGAAGAGGCGACCGACGATATTCATAAGGGCGCCGGTCTGACCAGTGATGTCGGCACCATTAAGGACGCCGCGATCGGGCTTTTGTACCGAAAGCGCATCCTCTGGCTGGTCCTACTGGTCTTCGGCAACCTCTTCTCGGGCGCGGCGATCGGGGTGTTCGAAGAGATCATCGCGGCGCACCTGGTGCTGGTCTTCTTTTTGCCGCTGCTGGTCGGCAGCGGCGGAAACGCCGGCGGCCAATCGGCCACCCTGATGATTCGTGCTCTGGCGACCGGCGAGGCGGAGCTAAGCGATTGGTTGTATTTGCTGGGGCGAGAGTTGCTGGTTTCCCTGGCGATCGGCGTGACCCTGGCCGCTGCGGTCTCGGTGCCTGGCGTCATCCGCGGCGGGCCCGAAGTCGCCCTCGTCTTGGCCCTGAGCATGCTCGCTATTGTCATCATCGGCTGCACCATCGGCATGAGCCTGCCCTTTTTGCTCAGCAAGGTGAACCTTGACCCCGCCAGCGCGAGCGCGCCGCTGGTCACCTCGATCTGTGACGCCACCGGTGTGTTTATCTACTTATTTATCGCAAATCAGATCATGGGCGTGGGTTGATCACCCATTCGGTCGAGCTTTGGCCCGGGCAAGGATCGGAAAGGTGTGCGAGTGTACGCATACGATGAATCGAAACTTAGAAATTTATGTTCATCGGGTTCAAGTGGGAGCGCCCCAAGAGACCTAATATGGGGTATGACAGGAGGCGCGCGCTCGCATGGACGCGCCTAAATCTCGTCGAGTCGCACTTTTTCAAATCAAACACCCTAGCCGACCCCGTCGGGCAGCCCCTTTACCGTTGAAATACCCTAACCGACCCCGTCGGGCAGCCCCTTTATTGTTGAAACACCCTAACCGACCCCGTCGGGCAGCCCCTTTACCGTTGAAATACCCTCGTCAACGCCATCAGGTGGGGTGTTTCAGCTGACAAGTAGCGGCTCGACGCCATCAGGTGGGGTGTTTCGGCTGACAAGTAGCGACTCGACGCCATCAGGTGGGTGTTTCAGCTGACAAGTAGCGGCTCGACGCCATCAGGTGGGGTTTTCCATGCCTATATCGCTTGGCATTCGCTCTTATTATAATCCAAGCGCGATCAGAATGCTGTAAAGGATGAAGACTCACGCCAACGGGCAATCCGCCATCCTCCGGATCCTTGCTCCACCAAATATGCCGCCGCGCTACTTCGCCGCTGGCAGCGTAAAGTTAATCGGCGGCACGCGGTCACTGCCATAAAGCCACGCGTAGCTCCAAAAACTGGCGAGCACCCGCTTGGTATAGTTGCGGGTCTGACCGTAGGGGATGTCTTCAACCCACAGGTCCAGCGGCAGGTCTCCGCGCTCGCGCAGCCAGCGCGACACGTTGGTATATCCACCGTTATAGCCCGCGATCATCAACGCGGGGTGCTTGTCCACCTGCTCGCCGAGCTCCGCGATATAGGCGGTGCCCAGGCGGATATTGACCTCGGGGTCAAAGAGTTGCGCCGCGCTGAAGTCTTTGAGGCCGTCGGTCTTGGCCGAGTTACGCGCGGTCGCCTCCATCAATTGCAGCAGGCCGCGGGCGTTGGCCCAGCTCTCGATTTGAGGATTAAAGCCGCTCTCCTCGCGCATAATCGCGTAGACGATGGCCGGGGGCAAATCGCGCTGGTTGGCGAAGACCCCGACGCTCTGCTCGAAGGGGCGCGGGAAGGCCAGCGACCAGTGGGAGTCCTCCGCGCTGCGCGGGTAATTAGTGCCCCATCCCTCGATATGGCGGCGCGGCAGGTCGTGAGAGACCCGGTAGGCGCGCGCGGCGTCGAGCAGATACGTCATCGCCCAGAGGTTATCGCTGCTGGCGTGACTTCGGCGTAGCGCCTGAAACTCGCGCTCGGCGATGCTCACCAACCCCAGGCGCAACAACTCATTGCCCTTCTTAAAATGAGGGGCCTCGCGCAGGTCCGGGTCAATCACGACCTCTGGAGAGTCCTTCGCGCTGATATACCCGCAGACCTTCGCGCCCTCTATTGTGCATAGGTCGGTGATGCGCGGGTCGTGCTGGGCGGCGGCGCTTTTCCCCGACTTCGCCTCGTGAATCAGGGCGACCCGGTTAATCGCAAGATACGCAAAATAGCTAAGCGGGTAGGCGTCCACGACTTCGCGATACGCCTTCTCGGCAGCCGCGGT encodes:
- the mgtE gene encoding magnesium transporter; amino-acid sequence: MEELVDAIRTQLENGDLEGAFAAVEDLQPVDQAEVISLLDPKIGWPLLEKLPERADAFGDLEVDTQLAYAELLPRSSLASLISEMRSNERADLYNSIDESQRELLLPGMEKAQREDMRRLSSYAEGCAGALMSSDYALLDAKMNTIEALNALRRAAPNAETIYSAYVVDSQNNLIGVVSLRDLIRARGDELVSVLMNTNIITAQVDEDQEEVARLIERYDLMTLPIVNAMGQLVGIVTHDDALDVMVEEATDDIHKGAGLTSDVGTIKDAAIGLLYRKRILWLVLLVFGNLFSGAAIGVFEEIIAAHLVLVFFLPLLVGSGGNAGGQSATLMIRALATGEAELSDWLYLLGRELLVSLAIGVTLAAAVSVPGVIRGGPEVALVLALSMLAIVIIGCTIGMSLPFLLSKVNLDPASASAPLVTSICDATGVFIYLFIANQIMGVG